One genomic segment of Polyodon spathula isolate WHYD16114869_AA chromosome 17, ASM1765450v1, whole genome shotgun sequence includes these proteins:
- the LOC121330096 gene encoding alpha-1,3-mannosyl-glycoprotein 4-beta-N-acetylglucosaminyltransferase C-like, which translates to MLAKCKWYVSKRLQQRYLSVGICSVKRHKENYLMETVQSIFSHLSSSELEEMVLVIYLANFDPTLNTEVAGELNRQFGTHVAAGRLIVISCSKEIYPTLENLKRNYNDPNDRVQYRAKQNVDYALLSNFCSDLSQYHLILEDDVHCSKNFLTLIKRYVARISVSWATIAFSKLGYIGKLYHSEHLPRLARFLLMFYDEMPCDWLLEHFYRSQTQTEIIRYKPSLFQHIGSYSSFQDKRNKLKEEDFQEELNNNPPADTITDIEVSEDHSFQNAYDGNGFFWGKSVTSGNYILVIFKQPVLLKRVHIVTGSPEYKQDILQSGYVEVGWGTTKESGKVTCKNGTRIGDFSEGKLDVDYLNKTITHKVGCLGIQVTKTQLKWILIKQIDIWIANS; encoded by the exons ATGTTGGCTAAGTGCAAATGGTATGTTAGCAAAAGGCTGCAGCAAA GATATCTGTCAGTAGGAATATGTTCTGTCAAGAGACACAAAGAAAACTATCTGATGGAGACAGTCCAGTCTATCTTCAGTCATTTAAGTTCTTCAGAGCTGGAAGAAATGGTGCTTGTAATCTACCTGGCCAATTTTGATCCCACCCTCAACACTGAGGTTGCTGGGGAACTGAATAGGCAGTTTGGCACGCATGTCGCTGCTGGTCGCCTGATTGTCATCTCCTGTTCAAAGGAGATCTATCCAACACTGGAAAACCTCAAGAGGAACTACAACGACCCCAACGATAGAGTCCAATACAGGGCCAAACAGAACGTGGACTACGCTTTGTTATCCAACTTCTGTTCTGACTTGTCTCAGTATCACCTAATCTTGGAAGACGATGTTCACTGTTCCAAAAACTTCCTGACCTTAATCAAACGGTACGTGGCTCGAATTTCGGTATCATGGGCTACCATCGCCTTCTCTAAACTGGGTTACATTGGGAAGTTGTATCACAGCGAACACCTTCCCAGACTTGCAAGGTTCCTTCTGATGTTCTATGATGAAATGCCCTGCGATTGGCTCCTGGAACACTTTTACCGCTCCCAAACTCAAACAGAGATAATCCGATACAAGCCTTCGTTGTTCCAGCACATTGGGTCATATTCTTCCTTTCAGGACAAGCGTAACAAGCTGAAAGAGGAGGATTTCCAAGAGGAGTTAAACAATAACCCCCCTGCTGACACAATTACTGACATAGAAGTCAGTGAAGATCATTCTTTCCAAAATGCATATGATGGCAATGGATTTTTCTGGGGAAAGTCCGTCACCAGTGGCAACTATATTTTGGTAATCTTTAAGCAACCTGTGCTGCTCAAAAGGGTGCACATTGTGACAGGCTCTCCCGAATACAAGCAGGATATCCTGCAGTCTGGGTATGTGGAAGTGGGCTGGGGGACAACCAAAGAGAGCGGCAAGGTGACCTGCAAAAATGGCACCAGGATTGGGGATTTCAGCGAAGGGAAACTTGATGTGGATTAcctgaataaaacaattacacacaaaGTGGGCTGTCTCGGAATTCAAGTGACAAAGACGCAACTGAAGTGGATCCTTATAAAACAAATAGACATCTGGATTGCAAACAGTtga
- the LOC121329547 gene encoding ras association domain-containing protein 10-like: MDLGECKISVWVCREEKLVSGLSRRTTCADVIKVLLEDQNLQQGAPGRVLSGSPQSYCVVEKWRGFERTLPNKTKILRLWSAWGEEQENVRFVLVKNEASLPNNGPRSAEARVVLSKESPCVFKGTARATMALSQEKQRRIVRKAFRKLDKINKKRQEALPKDTTSGEKMETLVHLVLSQDHTIRQQIQRITELDREIDRYEAKVHFDRMKRHGINYVQDTYMVDASLQADSNADNDKNESAEAFAQFEEYSRRCEEVIKLQEQLTDQEALMDTITAEIQQELNQRWMTRRQGELSAKDADSNQTETQSTITATAAASEPIASDNELLVEHERVKTQLDTSLYIGLRLNTDLEAIKSDLDLSQELWVAKEEELRILLEKVNCMDIEASDKTDEHTEDSYESSPVITETEMLPPLDTNSGWVEQARGLSKNCNTNDEDSDTGLSSMHSQDSDTTPVSESLV; the protein is encoded by the coding sequence ATGGATCTAGGGGAATGCAAGATCTCCGTGTGGGTTTGCAGAGAGGAGAAGCTGGTGTCGGGTCTGTCGAGACGCACTACCTGCGCTGATGTTATCAAGGTGCTTTTAGAGGACCAGAACCTCCAGCAAGGGGCACCCGGGCGGGTGCTTTCAGGGTCTCCGCAGTCCTACTGCGTTGTGGAGAAATGGAGAGGCTTTGAGAGGACTTTGCCCAACAAAACGAAGATCCTGCGACTTTGGAGCGCTTGGGGAGAGGAGCAAGAAAACGTCAGGTTTGTGTTGGTAAAAAATGAAGCTTCTTTACCCAACAACGGACCCAGGAGCGCAGAGGCAAGGGTCGTGCTCAGCAAAGAGAGCCCGTGTGTTTTTAAAGGAACTGCGAGGGCCACTATGGCTCTGTCCCAGGAAAAACAACGCAGGATTGTCCGGAAAGCGTTTCGGAAACTGGACAAAATCAACAAGAAAAGACAAGAAGCGTTACCCAAGGATACGACGTCAGGGGAAAAGATGGAAACTTTAGTGCATCTGGTTTTATCGCAGGATCACACTATCCGCCAGCAGATACAGAGGATTACAGAACTAGACAGGGAGATCGACAGGTATGAAGCTAAAGTTCACTTTGACAGAATGAAAAGGCATGGGATCAACTATGTGCAAGACACCTATATGGTTGATGCCAGCCTGCAGGCTGACTCGAATGCAGACAACGATAAAAACGAGTCGGCGGAGGCTTTTGCGCAGTTTGAAGAGTACTCAAGGCGGTGCGAGGAGGTTATAAAGCTGCAAGAGCAATTGACAGATCAGGAAGCACTGATGGACACGATTACTGCAGAGATCCAACAGGAGTTAAACCAGAGGTGGATGACGCGGCGCCAAGGGGAGCTCTCTGCCAAGGACGCAGACAGCAACCAGACAGAGACCCAATCTACAATTACAGCAACTGCAGCGGCATCAGAGCCAATTGCTTCTGACAACGAGCTGCTTGTGGAGCACGAAAGGGTAAAAACTCAACTAGACACTAGCCTGTACATCGGGCTCCGATTAAATACGGACTTGGAAGCAATCAAAAGTGATTTAGATCTGAGTCAGGAGCTGTGGGTTGCAAAGGAGGAAGAGTTGCGCATTTTGCTCGAAAAGGTGAATTGTATGGATATTGAGGCGTCTGACAAAACAGATGAGCATACGGAGGACAGTTATGAAAGCAGCCCTGTAATAACTGAAACTGAAATGCTACCCCCCTTGGACACAAACAGTGGCTGGGTTGAGCAGGCAAGGGGGCTGTCAAAGAACTGCAACACAAACGACGAGGACTCAGACACAGGGTTAAGCTCGATGCACAGTCAGGACTCGGATACTACACCTGTCTCCGAATCTTTGGTATAA